The sequence GAATATGGAGCTACAGTTGCTCATTATCACGGCATTGACAATCAGTACCCTGCACACGGTGACGGGACCGGATCATTATATTCCTTTCATAGCCCTGAGCAGGGTGAGGAACTGGTCAATAGGCAAAACGGTGGTATGGACGCTGCTTTGCGGCGTGGCGCATGTGGGTAGTTCTGTGTTGTTGGGATTGCTGGGAATCGCGTTGGGCTGGTCATTGTCAAAGATCAGTGGGTTGGAAAATCTGCGGGGAGGTATAGCCGGTTGGGCGCTACTCACCTTTGGATTGTTGTACACAATATGGGGATTGAAACGTGCCTGGCAAAACAGGGTGCACAAGCATTTTGATGTATACGACAACGGAGACATATATGTATATGAGCATAAACACGAGCAAATCGTGTATCCGCAAGAGCGGAGAAAGGTGACACCATGGATTATGCTTATTATCTTTGGTCTCGGTCCCTGTGAACCACTGATACCTTTATTGACATATCCTGCTGCGCAACATTCTACTTACGCCATGGTATTGCTCATCGTGATATTTACGCTTTTTACATTACTGACCATGGTGGCGATGGTGCTGTTAGGCTATTATGGCTTTTCGCTGCTGACTACCAGTCGATTGGAGCGATATGTGCATGCATTGGGAGGGTTCACTATTTTTATTTGCGGGTTAGGTATGGTGTGGTTGGGTTGGTAACGAAAAGATTTACTGGTACATATCATCGAGGTAATTGAATGTTTTCCCGATGCGCATATCGAATATGTACGATTCCTAATTGATAATTCGTAATTTTACTTCATCTTTTGGCTTTTACACGATAATTTATGGCACAAAGCGTATTCGATTTTGGCATGATTGGTCTTGGCGTAATGGGAAGAAACCTGTTGCTCAACATGGCTGATCATGGCTTTTCCGTTATTGGTTTCGACAAGGATACAACCAAGACCGGAGCACTGGAATCGGCTGCTACAGCTGGCACTACCGTGAAGGGAGTGGCTGAACTGGCAACCATGGTACAATTGCTGGAGCGTCCGCGCAAACTGATGATGCTGGTTCCCGCTGGGAAACCGGTTGATGATGTGATCGAATCACTGATCCCGCTGTTAGAGCAGGGCGATGTAGTGATCGATGGCGGTAACTCTCATTATACTGATACCCTGCGCAGGGTGAAATATCTGCGTGAGAAGGGTATTCATTTTATGGGCATCGGCGTATCCGGTGGTGAAAAGGGAGCCCGCACGGGTCCCAGCATCATGCCGGGTGGCGACAAGGAAGCTTATGAAAAGGTAAGACCTATGCTGGAGGCAGTATCTGCCAAGGTAAATGGCACTCCTTGCGTAGCTTACCTGGGTAAGGAAGGTGCCGGCCATTATGTGAAAATGGTACATAATGGTATTGAATATTCCATCATGCAGCTGATCAGCGAAACTTATGCCTTGCTGAAGAAGGAAGGTCTGAGCAATGAACAGCTTCATGAAACATTCAAAAAATGGAATGAAGGCGATCTGCAATCATTCCTCATCGAAATCACTGCGGACATCTTCCTGCAAAAGGATGACAAGACCAGTGCACACCTTGTAGACGTGATCTCTGACAAAGCCGGTTCCAAAGGAACAGGTAAGTGGACTTCACAGGATGCGATGGAACTGCCGGTAGCCGTACCAGTGATTGATACAGCAGTAGCTATGCGTACCGTGTCTGGTTACAAAGACGAGCGCGTAGAAGCTGCTAAAATTTATAGCTCTTCCGAGTCAGCACCTGCGCTGAGCGTAGAGCAGATTCACGATGCACTGAGCTTTGGTATTCTCCTGAGCTATGCACAGGGTCTGGCTATGCTGACACAGGCTTCCAAAGAACTGGAAATGGAAATTCCATTGCCGGAAGTAGTGAAAGTATGGAGAGGAGGTTGTATTATCCGTTCTACCCTCCTGGAAGTATTTAACCGCGCATATGAGGCGAATCCGTCATTGCCTAACATCTTATTGAGTGAAGAGATTGCAGCTATCGTGAAGCAGGTAGTTGGTAACACCCGTGCAGTAGTAGCAAGTGCTGCACAGGCGGGAGTAGCAGCAGCAGGTATTATGTCTGCACTGTCTTACTTCGATGCATATCGTACAGAGCGCATGCCTACCAACCTGGTACAGGCACAGCGTGACTACTTTGGTGCACATACCTATCAGCGAATAGACCAACCCGGTACTTTCCATACCGTGTGGGGAGAATAAATAGATGCGGCCTGACGGAGATTGCGCACAACTGCGTCAGGCTGCACTGCTTAAAACAATAATTTTATGCAAAACCACAAACGCCCTGCGGCCTCCATCCTCTTTATTTTTGGAGGTAGCGGCGATCTGAATTACAGAAAACTTTCGCCGGCTTTATATAACCTTTTTCTGGACGATTATATGCCGGAAAAATTCGCCATCGCAGGTATCGGACGTAGCCAGTACACCAACGAAGATTATCGTACCCACCTCCTGGACGGGATCAACAAATTTTCCCGTCGTAAAGATGAGCAGAATGGTCACTGGGATGAGTTCTCAAAAAATGTAACCTACCTGCAGATGGATGCGGACAATCAAGCTGCTTACAGCAAGATCACCGACTATGTGAAGGAGAAGGAAACTGAATGGGGAGAGCATCCAAATGTGATCTTCTACCTGGCAGTAGCACCACAACTAGTGCCTTCAATCGCTCAGAAACTGGGTGCACTGAACCTCTGCACAGATAAGAACTGTACCCGTATCGTTATCGAAAAGCCATTTGGCCATGACCTGCAGAGTGCTCATGACCTGAATGCGCTGCTGGGCCGTCTGTTCTCTGAAGAGCAGATTTACCGTATCGACCACTACCTGGGTAAAGAAACCGTTCAGAACATCCTGGCACTGCGTTTTGCCAATGCCCTTTTCGAACCAGTTTGGAACCGTAACTATATCGATCACGTACAGATCACTGCTTCAGAAACAGTAGGTCTGGAAGATCGTGCACAATACTATGAAAAGTCAGGCGCCCTGCGTGATATGGTGCAGAACCACATCCTGCAGGTACTCTGTATGGTGGCTATGGAAGCACCGGTATCATTCGATGCGAATGAGGTGCGTAATAAAAAGGTTGACGTGCTGAATGCAATGCGTCCTTTTACCAAAGGTGAGGTGCATGAGAATGCAGTACGTGGCCAGTATTCCAATGGCTGGATCAAGGGGAAAGAAGTTCCTGGCTACCGTGATGAAAAAGGCGTAGCAAAGGAATCAGCTACGGAAACATATGCAGCTGTGAAGTTCCATATTGATAACTGGCGCTGGCAGGGCGTACCTTTCTATGTACGTACCGGTAAGCACCTGCATCAGAAAGCAACAAATATCACCCTGCAGTTCCGTCCGGCTCCTCACTTTGCATTCCCATCAGAATCTGCTGAGACCTGGAGACCTAACCGACTGACTATCAGTATTACACCTGAAATGGATATCCGTATCCGCTTCCAGGCTAAACGCCCGGGTCAGGCCATGACACTGGAACCAGTAGACATGGTATTCAACTTCGATCACCAGTACGGTGATGACCATGCTCCGGAAGCATACGAAACACTGCTGCTGGATGTGATGGAAGGAGATGCTACCCTGTTTATGCGTGCAGACCAGGTAGAAGCTGCCTGGAAACTGATCATGCCAATACTGGAAACATGGGAATCCCGCACACCGGTAGACTTCCCTAACTATGCGCCTGATTCATGGGGGCCGGAAGATGCTGATGCAATGATCGCCAGAGATGGACATGCGTGGATCAATCTGCCTAAATAATATTTGACATGGAATTACATATAGCCAAGAATACCCAGGAACTAAGCGAGAACCTGGCTGCATGGATCAGCAACTATATACAGGAAGTATTACAGGATCAGGACATTTTTACCTTTGTACTATCCGGTGGCAGTACGCCTAAGTCGCTGTACCACTTACTGGCTAAGGAGCCTTACAGCAAGATGATTCCATGGGAAAGAATTCATTTCTTCTGGGGAGATGAGAGAGCTGTGCCGTTTGAAGATGACCGTAACAATGCCCGCATGGCATTTGAAAGTCTGCTGGAAGTAGTGAATGTGCCTAAGGAAAATATTCATGTAATGCGCACCGACATCAAGCCGGAAGAATCAGCAGCAGCATATGAAGAAATTCTGCTGGAATATTTCAAGGATTCAGACACGACCTTCGATCTTGTACTGCTAGGTATGGGGGATGATGGACATACCCTGTCCCTCTTCCCGGGTTTACCAATCGTGAACGAGAAAAAGGCGTGGGTAAGCGCTTTCTGGCTCCAGGCACAGGATATGTACCGCATTACGCTGACAGCACCGGTGGTGAACCAGTCAGCATGCGTAGTATTTATGGCGACCGGCGGTGGTAAGGCCCTGACTTTGAAAAATGTGATTGAAGGTACTTTTGATGCAGAGAAATTCCCTTCTCAGTTAATCAGACCGCAGGATGGTGAGTTACATTGGTTTGTGGATGAGGCTGCGGCAAGTGCCCTGGAAATGTAAAATGAGCTCTTTTTTAAATAGAAAGCCGGTTGCGAAAGTGACCGGCTTTTTTTATTTTGTTGAGTATGAAACCATCACTTATTTACCTGTTTGCGTTATTGTTCGGCGCTTCCTCCGTTATAGGACAAAAGAAATATACCGCCGACTGGGCTTCGCTGGAAACCCGTGGTATTCCGGCCTGGTTCAATCAGTCTAAATTCGGCATCTTCATACACTGGGGCGTATATGCAGTACCCTCTTATGCACCTGTAGGCCCGGGTGGTTACTCAGAATGGTACTGGTATCAGCTGGATGGCCGTACCGATGGTCCGCACGATGCCACCCGCGCATTCCACGATAAGAACTATGGCAAGGATGTACCATATCAGGATTTAGAAAAACAGTTTACTGCTGCATTGTTTAATCCTGATCAATGGGCGGATATCTTTCGTCGCTCAGGTGCAAAATACGTGGTGCTTACTTCCAAGCACCACGAAGGTTATGCGATGTGGGATAATAAACAGGCGAGTGAAAGCTACGGCCGTACATGGAATGCAAAAGATGGTACGCCAAAGAGAGATCTGCTGGGCGACCTTACGAATTCAGTGCGCAAGGCAGGTCTGAAAATGGGGTACTATTATTCCCTTTACGAATGGTTCAATCCAATCTGGAAAAAAGATAAACAACAATATATCAATCAGGTGATGATTCCCGAGTTCAAAGACCTGGTCACAAAGTATCAACCTTCTGTGATCTTCTCTGATGGCGAATGGGAACTGTCTGATACTGCATGGCACAGTACATCATTGCTGGCATGGTTGTTCAACGAATCGCCTGTGAAAGATGAAGTAGTGGTTGATGATCGCTGGGGCAGTAATACACGTGGTAAACACAATGGTGCGACTTACCTTACATCTGAATATGGTAGTGGTATGCAACCGGGCGTGATATGGGAAGAAAATCAGGGCATTGGTCAGTCTTATGGTTATAACCGCATGGAGAATGTGGATGATTACAAGAAGAGTGCAGATCTCACATTGATGCTGGTAGATATCGTATCAAGAGGTGGTAACCTGCTGCTGGATATCGGACCCACTGCTGATGGCCGTATTCCGGTGATTATGCAGCAAAGATTGATTGATATTGGTGCGTGGCTGGATGTGAATGGAGAAGCGATTTTTGATACTAAAGCATGGAAAGAAACAAGACAGTGGAGTGAAGGAAAAATACCTGAGCTGAAGGAGTCAAATTTCATGTCGGATTATAGTATTTCAAACCTGATAAAACCGGCCAGGGATCGTGCGCATGTAGAGCTATTCTTTACACAGAAAGAGAACGTATTGTATACGATTGTACCGGGATATGTACCGCAGGTGAAGATCAAAGATTATATGCCGTCCAGGAAGGTGGGTGTGAGTATACTGGGATGTAAAAAGAAGATCAGTGGAAAGCAGGTAGGGAAGGACTTTGTAATTGATTTATCAGGATTAACACCTGGTGATTTACCGACACCGTTATTTACCATTCGCATAAAATAAAATAGACCAAAACGCTTCTGCTTTTGGCAGAAGCGTTTTGGTTTTGATAATTTACCAGTTATCGATACTTATTTTCTCTATCGTTTCAGCATTCAATAAAGCCCCTACTTCTGTACTTGGATAGATCTCTTCGAAGGTCTTTACCTGGTTCATAAACACCCTTCTTGAAAGGTGACTTCTGGTAATATGATGTGGTGTTTCCAATCCTGCTGCAGCAGCCAGTTCAATGGCACTTTCAATAGTATCCTGATGATAATTAGCTACTCTGTGCTTTTTATCATCAACAACCAGACCCGCCTGCAACCATTTATCCTGTGTCGCTACACCTGTAGGACAACGGTTTGTATTACAAATTAAGGCTTGTATACAACCTATTGCCATCATCATTGCTCTTGCACTGTTGCAGGCATCGGCACCCAATGCCAAAGCGCGGAGGATGTGGAAGCCAGTGAGGATCTTACCAGAGGCAATCACCTTTACTTTATGACGGATATTGTATCCTCTCAGTGTATCGTGTACAAATGCCAGTGCATCCATCAGTGGCATACCAACAGAGTTGCTGAACTCAGGAGGTGCCGCACCGGTACCGCCCTCACCACCATCAACAGTGATAAAGTCAGGATAGCAGCCAGTTTCCAGCATGGCTTTACAGATCGCATGGAATTCAGATTTCTGACCGATACACAGTTTGAAACCAACAGGTTTACCATTTGCCAGATTACGCATTTTGCTGATGAATTCCATCATCTGGCGGGGTGTATTGAAGGCCGTGTGGTAAGGAGGGGAGGCCACTGTGGTATGTGGTTTCACATGACGGATAGCGGCGATTTCAGGGGTGTTCTTTGACGCAGGCAGGATACCGCCGTGGCCTGGTTTGGCACCCTGAGATACCTTTAGTTCGATCATGCGGATTTGTGGCTTCGCACTATTCTGTGCAAATAGGTGTTCGTCGAAATGACCATTTTCATCACGGCAGCCGAAGTAACCGGTGCCTATTTGCCAGATGATATCGCCACCCTGGTTCAGGTGGTGCTCACTGATACCACCTTCGCCGGTGTTATGAGCAAAGTTGCCAATTTTGGCGCCGCCGTTCAACGCTTCGACCGCATTGGCACTCAGGGAACCATAGCTCATAGCAGACACGTTGAGGATGCTGGCAGAATAAGGCTGCCGGCATTCAGTACCACCGATCTGCACACGTGGATCCTTGTTCATGGTGTCGAAGGAACGGGGCTGGATGGAATGGGCCATCCATTCATACCCCTCAGCATATACGTTGAACTGGGTACCAAAGGGTTGTGAGTTCAGTTCACGTTTGGCACGCTGATAGATAGTGGAACGGTCTACCCTGTTGACAGGGCTACCGTCGATATCGCTTTCTACAAAGTACTGGTAGATTTTAGGACGTATATCTTCCATCAGATAACGCATTCTGCCTACAATGGGGTAATTGCGCATAATGGCGTGTTTTTTCTGGAAAATATCAACAAATCCGAGGATAATAAGTGGAACAATCAATACCAGTAACCACAGCACCCAGGGAAAGAAATAAACGCCACAAAATATAAGCGCGAGACTGCCTAGCGTAAAAGCAAAAAATCCTTTCATAAACGAGCTTCCTTTTTAATGAGTAGTTAAAGATAGGAGAAAATGGTAATTCGCCTTATATTAGGGCGATTAATATCAACTGAACATGCATATAAGGAGGTTTTTACTGGTATGCGGTCTCTTTACAGTAGCCGTCACCAAGAGTTGGGCGCAGGCGCCTTTTGACGCTTCGCAATTGAAAGTATCCTGGGAAGTAGGGGAAAATCACTATCAGGGGAAAGCACAGTTTATGTCTGTTTTCACCATTGTCAATACAGGTCATACCGCATTTCCTGCCCAGGGATGGCAGTTATATTTCAACTTTGTAAGATCGGTAAATGCAGGCCCTACCACTGGTGGTGTAAGTGCTGCGCATGTGAACGGAGATTTGTATAAACTAACGCCTACTGCGGACAGTAAAGGGATTGCAGCTGGCGATTCTATTCGTATTGCACTGGTAGCTGATGCATGGGCGGTGAACTATACAGATGCACCAGATGGTTTATACTTCGTATGGGATAAAGAACCAGGCAAAGGATACAGTGTACCAGCATTGAATGTCCGCCCTTCTACACAACCTAAGCAATACCTGCGTTTTCCGGGTGATAAGATTGGTCTGATCACACCACAGGATATCTATGAGCAGAATAAAAATACAGCGGATGTACCCCTTGCTGAATTACCAAAGGTATTTCCTACACCAATTGAAATCACGAATGGTACAGGAGAACTGGTACTGACACCGGCCATGACCATCAGCGCAGATCCTGCATTTGCAAAGGAATCTGCCTATCTCGCAGCTGAACTGAAAACCGTATTTGGTAAGGAACCAGCTTTAACAAACGGCGGCAAAGCAACCATTACTTTATCTTCAGATGCCAGCCTGGCACCTGAAGATTATACACTGACTGTGACCAGCAATGGTGTACAGATTAAAGCGGGTGAAGGTGCCGGTATTTTCTATGGTATTCAATCCCTGAAATCGCTGTTCCCTGCGAATGCTTGGGCCGGTGCACAAAAGAAAATAACCCTCCCTGCAGTGAATGTAAAAGACGGTCCCCGCTTTGGCTACCGTGCATTTATGATCGATGTGTCCCGCAATTTTCATAGCAAAAATGACATCTATCGTCTGCTGGATCTGATGGCAATGTACAAACTGAACGTACTGCATTTTCACCTGACGGACGATGAAGGCTGGAGACTGGAAATCCCTTCCCTGCCTGAGTTGACGACAGTGGGTGCACACCGTGGTCATACACCCGATGAAAAGGATCATTTACAACCTGCATATGGTTCCGGTCCTGATGTGAGCAACGAAGCAGGCAGTGGTTTTTATACCAAACAGGATTTCATCGACATCCTTCATTTTGCCGCTGAGCGTCATATCCGTGTGATTCCTGAAATTGAAACACCGGGGCATGCGCGTGCAGCAATCGTATCAATGAAAGCCCGCTACGAAAAGTTATCAAAAGCTGGTCAACAGGCTGCTGCTGAAGAATATTTATTATCAGATCCGAAAGATGCATCTGTATATCGCTCTGTACAGAACTGGAATGACAATGTGATCAACGTAGCATTGCCGGCAGTATATCACTTCCTGGATAAGGTAGTGGAAGAAGTACAGGGAATGTATAAAGAAGCGGGCGTACCGCTGGAATATGTACACATGGGTGGTGATGAGGTACCAGCTGGGGTATGGGCGGGTTCTCCTGCTGTAAAGGCGCTAATGGAAAAAGATAAGCGTATTCGCGATGTGAATGATCTTTGGTATTACTATTATGGAAAAGTGAATGATCTGTTGAAGAAAAGAGGATTGAAACTGTATGGCTGGGAAGAGATGGGGATGCGTAAAACAACCCTGGATGGTAAGCCTTTCAGCATGCCAAACCCTGGATTTGGGGCTGAAAATCTGATGGTAGATGTATGGAACAATATCATGGGTGGGGGTGCAGAAGATCTGCCTTACCGGTTGGCCAATGCGAATTACAAAGTAGTGCTTTCAGGAGTGAGCAATATGTACTTCGATATGGCTTACATGAAGTCATTTGATGAACCGGGTTTCTACTGGGGTGGTTTTGTAGATGTGGATAAACCCTTCTATTTCATCCCGCTGGATTATTACAAGAACTCTAAAGTAGATGCACTGGGAAATCCGTTGGATCCGGCTATTTTCAAAGACAAACAACGACTGACTGGTTATGGTGCTGATAACATTGCAGGTGTGCAGGGATTGCTGTGGAGTGAGACAGTGAAGAATGTTGCCAGGATGGAGTATATGATCTTGCCTAAGTTGCTGGGATTGGCTGAGAGAGCATGGGCGAAAGATCCGGAATGGGCGCAGGTAAAAGATAGTGCACTAAGTGCAGATCTGTATGCAAAAGCGTGGAGTTCATTTGCAAATACACTGGGTAAGAAAGAGTTGGTGAGATTGAGTTATTATAATGGCGGGTATAATTACCGTATACCTACAGCGGGTGCGCGTGTAGTAGATGGGGTGGTGGTTGCGAATCTGCAATTACCAGGGTTTACGATCAGATATACAACAAATGGCAAGGAGCCGGATGCAAAGAGCAAAGTGTATGCAGGAACCATTAAAGAGAAAGGAACGATCAAATTAAAGGTATTTGATGCCAAAGGTAGGGCCAGCAGATCGGTATCTATTGAAAATAAATAGGCTGGTTGCAGGCCATCGCCGCCAAAAAACGCTTCTGTCACAGGCAGAAGCGTTTTTTGTTTTATCCCCATACTTATAGTAAATTTGTACCATAATACACCCTTACCTAAGCCTACCA is a genomic window of Chitinophaga sp. LS1 containing:
- a CDS encoding sulfite exporter TauE/SafE family protein, with translation MNMELQLLIITALTISTLHTVTGPDHYIPFIALSRVRNWSIGKTVVWTLLCGVAHVGSSVLLGLLGIALGWSLSKISGLENLRGGIAGWALLTFGLLYTIWGLKRAWQNRVHKHFDVYDNGDIYVYEHKHEQIVYPQERRKVTPWIMLIIFGLGPCEPLIPLLTYPAAQHSTYAMVLLIVIFTLFTLLTMVAMVLLGYYGFSLLTTSRLERYVHALGGFTIFICGLGMVWLGW
- the gndA gene encoding NADP-dependent phosphogluconate dehydrogenase; this encodes MAQSVFDFGMIGLGVMGRNLLLNMADHGFSVIGFDKDTTKTGALESAATAGTTVKGVAELATMVQLLERPRKLMMLVPAGKPVDDVIESLIPLLEQGDVVIDGGNSHYTDTLRRVKYLREKGIHFMGIGVSGGEKGARTGPSIMPGGDKEAYEKVRPMLEAVSAKVNGTPCVAYLGKEGAGHYVKMVHNGIEYSIMQLISETYALLKKEGLSNEQLHETFKKWNEGDLQSFLIEITADIFLQKDDKTSAHLVDVISDKAGSKGTGKWTSQDAMELPVAVPVIDTAVAMRTVSGYKDERVEAAKIYSSSESAPALSVEQIHDALSFGILLSYAQGLAMLTQASKELEMEIPLPEVVKVWRGGCIIRSTLLEVFNRAYEANPSLPNILLSEEIAAIVKQVVGNTRAVVASAAQAGVAAAGIMSALSYFDAYRTERMPTNLVQAQRDYFGAHTYQRIDQPGTFHTVWGE
- the zwf gene encoding glucose-6-phosphate dehydrogenase yields the protein MQNHKRPAASILFIFGGSGDLNYRKLSPALYNLFLDDYMPEKFAIAGIGRSQYTNEDYRTHLLDGINKFSRRKDEQNGHWDEFSKNVTYLQMDADNQAAYSKITDYVKEKETEWGEHPNVIFYLAVAPQLVPSIAQKLGALNLCTDKNCTRIVIEKPFGHDLQSAHDLNALLGRLFSEEQIYRIDHYLGKETVQNILALRFANALFEPVWNRNYIDHVQITASETVGLEDRAQYYEKSGALRDMVQNHILQVLCMVAMEAPVSFDANEVRNKKVDVLNAMRPFTKGEVHENAVRGQYSNGWIKGKEVPGYRDEKGVAKESATETYAAVKFHIDNWRWQGVPFYVRTGKHLHQKATNITLQFRPAPHFAFPSESAETWRPNRLTISITPEMDIRIRFQAKRPGQAMTLEPVDMVFNFDHQYGDDHAPEAYETLLLDVMEGDATLFMRADQVEAAWKLIMPILETWESRTPVDFPNYAPDSWGPEDADAMIARDGHAWINLPK
- the pgl gene encoding 6-phosphogluconolactonase; translation: MELHIAKNTQELSENLAAWISNYIQEVLQDQDIFTFVLSGGSTPKSLYHLLAKEPYSKMIPWERIHFFWGDERAVPFEDDRNNARMAFESLLEVVNVPKENIHVMRTDIKPEESAAAYEEILLEYFKDSDTTFDLVLLGMGDDGHTLSLFPGLPIVNEKKAWVSAFWLQAQDMYRITLTAPVVNQSACVVFMATGGGKALTLKNVIEGTFDAEKFPSQLIRPQDGELHWFVDEAAASALEM
- a CDS encoding alpha-L-fucosidase, which gives rise to MKPSLIYLFALLFGASSVIGQKKYTADWASLETRGIPAWFNQSKFGIFIHWGVYAVPSYAPVGPGGYSEWYWYQLDGRTDGPHDATRAFHDKNYGKDVPYQDLEKQFTAALFNPDQWADIFRRSGAKYVVLTSKHHEGYAMWDNKQASESYGRTWNAKDGTPKRDLLGDLTNSVRKAGLKMGYYYSLYEWFNPIWKKDKQQYINQVMIPEFKDLVTKYQPSVIFSDGEWELSDTAWHSTSLLAWLFNESPVKDEVVVDDRWGSNTRGKHNGATYLTSEYGSGMQPGVIWEENQGIGQSYGYNRMENVDDYKKSADLTLMLVDIVSRGGNLLLDIGPTADGRIPVIMQQRLIDIGAWLDVNGEAIFDTKAWKETRQWSEGKIPELKESNFMSDYSISNLIKPARDRAHVELFFTQKENVLYTIVPGYVPQVKIKDYMPSRKVGVSILGCKKKISGKQVGKDFVIDLSGLTPGDLPTPLFTIRIK
- a CDS encoding FMN-binding glutamate synthase family protein codes for the protein MRNYPIVGRMRYLMEDIRPKIYQYFVESDIDGSPVNRVDRSTIYQRAKRELNSQPFGTQFNVYAEGYEWMAHSIQPRSFDTMNKDPRVQIGGTECRQPYSASILNVSAMSYGSLSANAVEALNGGAKIGNFAHNTGEGGISEHHLNQGGDIIWQIGTGYFGCRDENGHFDEHLFAQNSAKPQIRMIELKVSQGAKPGHGGILPASKNTPEIAAIRHVKPHTTVASPPYHTAFNTPRQMMEFISKMRNLANGKPVGFKLCIGQKSEFHAICKAMLETGCYPDFITVDGGEGGTGAAPPEFSNSVGMPLMDALAFVHDTLRGYNIRHKVKVIASGKILTGFHILRALALGADACNSARAMMMAIGCIQALICNTNRCPTGVATQDKWLQAGLVVDDKKHRVANYHQDTIESAIELAAAAGLETPHHITRSHLSRRVFMNQVKTFEEIYPSTEVGALLNAETIEKISIDNW
- a CDS encoding family 20 glycosylhydrolase, with amino-acid sequence MHIRRFLLVCGLFTVAVTKSWAQAPFDASQLKVSWEVGENHYQGKAQFMSVFTIVNTGHTAFPAQGWQLYFNFVRSVNAGPTTGGVSAAHVNGDLYKLTPTADSKGIAAGDSIRIALVADAWAVNYTDAPDGLYFVWDKEPGKGYSVPALNVRPSTQPKQYLRFPGDKIGLITPQDIYEQNKNTADVPLAELPKVFPTPIEITNGTGELVLTPAMTISADPAFAKESAYLAAELKTVFGKEPALTNGGKATITLSSDASLAPEDYTLTVTSNGVQIKAGEGAGIFYGIQSLKSLFPANAWAGAQKKITLPAVNVKDGPRFGYRAFMIDVSRNFHSKNDIYRLLDLMAMYKLNVLHFHLTDDEGWRLEIPSLPELTTVGAHRGHTPDEKDHLQPAYGSGPDVSNEAGSGFYTKQDFIDILHFAAERHIRVIPEIETPGHARAAIVSMKARYEKLSKAGQQAAAEEYLLSDPKDASVYRSVQNWNDNVINVALPAVYHFLDKVVEEVQGMYKEAGVPLEYVHMGGDEVPAGVWAGSPAVKALMEKDKRIRDVNDLWYYYYGKVNDLLKKRGLKLYGWEEMGMRKTTLDGKPFSMPNPGFGAENLMVDVWNNIMGGGAEDLPYRLANANYKVVLSGVSNMYFDMAYMKSFDEPGFYWGGFVDVDKPFYFIPLDYYKNSKVDALGNPLDPAIFKDKQRLTGYGADNIAGVQGLLWSETVKNVARMEYMILPKLLGLAERAWAKDPEWAQVKDSALSADLYAKAWSSFANTLGKKELVRLSYYNGGYNYRIPTAGARVVDGVVVANLQLPGFTIRYTTNGKEPDAKSKVYAGTIKEKGTIKLKVFDAKGRASRSVSIENK